The following nucleotide sequence is from Tardiphaga alba.
TTGCTGTAGATGTCCAGCGGGCTGCCGATCTGCTCGACCACCCCGCCGTTCATGACGACGAGGATGTCTGCCAGCGTCATCGCCTCGAGCTGGTCATGGGTCACGTAGATCGAGGTCGTCTTCAGCCGTCGTTGCAATTTGCGAATTTCAACGCGCATCGCGACGCGCAGCTTGGCGTCGAGATTGGACAGCGGCTCATCGAACAGGAACACTTTTGGCTGCCGCACGATGGCGCGGCCCATGGCGACGCGCTGGCGCTGGCCGCCGGACAGCTGCCGCGGCTTGCGGTCGAGCATGGTGGCGAGTTCGAGCGTCTGCGCGGCTTCGCGCACGCGCGTGTCGATCTCGTCTTTCGCCATGCCGCGATTGCGCAGCCCATAGGCCATGTTGTTGTAGACGGTCATATGCGGATAGAGCGCATAGTTCTGGAACACCATCGCGATGTCGCGATCCGCGGGCTCGACCTGGTTGACGACCCGGCCGCCGATATCGACATCGCCGGATGTTACCGTTTCCAGCCCTGCCACCATGCGCAGCAGCGTGGACTTGCCGCAGCCGGAGGGACCGACCAGCACGCAGAACTGGCCGTCGGCAATCGCAAAATCGATTCCCTTGATGGCTTCGAAGCCGCCGGGATAGGTTTTGCGTACGTCACGCAGCGTCACGCTGGCCATGCTATTTCTCCGTCTCGACCAGGCCGCGCACGAACAGCCGCTGCATGAAGATCACCACCGCCACCGGCGGCAGCATGGCCAGAATCGCCGTCGCCATGGCCAGCTGCCACTCCGCGAGTTCGTCCGTCGTCGTCAGCATCTTCTTGATGCCGGTGACGATGGTCTGCATGGAATCCTGCGTGGTGATCAGCAGCGGCCACAGATACTGGTTCCAGCCATAGATAAACTGGATCACGAACAGCGCCGCCATCGTGGTCACCGACAGCGGCAGCAGCGTATCCTTGAAGAAGCGATAGGGACCTGCGCCATCGATGCGCGAGGCTTCCAGTAATTCGTCAGGGATCGTCATGAAGAATTGCCGGAACAGCAGCGTGCCGGTGGCCGATGCGATCAGCGGCAGGATCAGGCCGGCATAGCTATCCAGCATCTTCAGATCGGCGATCACCTTGTAGGTGGGATAGATGCGCACCTCGACCGGGAGCATCAGCGTGATGAAGATGATCCAGAACGCGGCCATGCGGAACGGGAAGCGGAAATACACCACGGCATAGGCGGACAGAATCGAGATGAAGATTTTTCCGAGCGCAATTCCCATTGCCATGATGAAGGAATTGATCAGCATATGCCCGACCGGCTCGCGGCTCGCGCGCGATCCGCCGACGAAAATGGCGCGATAATAGTTCTCCCAGGTGTGGCTGCCCGGCGTCATCGGCATGTTACCATTGACCACGGTGGCCGCGTCATGGGTCGAGGCGATCAGCGCGACATAGACGGGGAATACGACCAGCAGCACGCCGAGCGTCAGAATGAGATAGGCAACGATGTCGTTCCAGCGGCGGTGCTCGACCATCAGTATTGCACCTTGCGTTCGACATAGCGGAACTGGATCGCGGTGAGAGCGATGACGATCACCATCAGCACCACGGATTGCGCCGCAGAACCGCCGAGATCGCCGCCGAGACGGCCATCGGCATAGACCTTGTAGACCATGGTGGTCGTCGACCCAGCGGGGCCGCCACCGGTCACTGCGTCGATGATGCCGAATGTATCGAAGAACACGTAGACGACATTGACGACCAGCAAGAAGAAGGTGGTCGGCGACAGCAGCGGGAAGGTGATGGTCCAGAAGCGGCGCAATGGTCCAGCGCCGTCGATGGCGCCGGCTTCGAGCACGCTGCGCGGGATCGACTGCAGGCCTGCGAGGAAGAACAGGAAATTATACGCGATCTGTTTCCACACCGCGGCCATCACGATCAGCGCCATGGCGTGATTGCCGTCGAGCAGCGGATTCCAGTTGAAGCCGAGCACCCGCATCGGCCGCGCCAGCGTGCCGAGCGTCGGGTGAAACATGAACAGCCACAGCACGCCAGCCACCGCGGGCGCCACCGCATAGGGCCAGATCATCATCACTTTGAAGACAGGTGCGGCTTTCAGATTCTTGTCGGCCTGTGTTGCGAAGAGCAGCGCGATGGCCAGTGAGAGCGCCGCCACCAGCGACGAGAACACCAGCGTGGTGATCATCGACTTGTAGTATTCGGGTTGGGCGAACAGCGCCTGGTAGTTCTCCAGCCCGACGAAATCGGAGTTCAGCCCGAACGCATCTTCGCGCAGAAAGCTTTGCCAGACGGCCTGGCTGGCCGGCCAGTAGAAGAACACCAACGTGATGACGAGTTGCGGCAGCAGCAGCGCATAGGGCAGCGCCTTGTTACCGAAGATCGCGGTTTTTTCCATGTGGTGTCGTGCCCCCAGTCGCCACTCTATTTGTCATCACCCGCGAAAGCGGGTGATCCAGTAAACACGGACGTCAGTGTCTACTGGATCGCCCGGTCCTAGCGCGCAATTGCGCGCACGGCCGGGCGATGACAGAGGAGTTTACTTCACCGTTTTCTCAAACGTCCGCAGCATCGCATTGCCACGCGTGACCGCGGCATCGAGTGCCTGCTGTGCCGTCTTCTGACCGCCCAGCGCCGCCTCGATCTCTTCCGACCAGATATCGCGCAGCTGCACCATATTGCCGAAGCGAAGACCGCGGGAATTCTCCGTCGGCTCCTTGTTGGTCAGTTCCTTCAGCGGCGTCTCCAGCGTCGGGTTCTTCTCGTAGAAGCCCGATGCTTTGGTCTTCTCATAGGCCGCCTTGGTGATCGGCAGATAGCCGGATTCCTGATGCAGCTTGGCCTGGCGATCGGTGTCCGAGAGGAACGCGAAGAATTTTGCGACGCCCTTGTATTCATCCGGCTTCTTGCCACCCATCACCCATAGGGAGGCGCCGCCGATGATCGAGTTCTGCGGTGCGCCCTTCGCCTCCGGGTAATACGGCATCGGCGCCGAGGTGAAGGCGAACTTCGCGGTGCTCTTGGCGGTGGCGTAATAGCCCGACGAGGTCAGGAACAGCGGGCACTCGCCGGAGCCGAAGCGCGCTTCGCTGGCATTGGCGCGGCCGGAATAGTCGTAAGTCTTGTCCTTCACCAGCTCGGTCAGCGTCTGCAGATGTTTTACATGCAGCGGCGTGTTGAACTGCAGCACGGTGTCGAAACCGTCGAGCCCGTTGGCCTTGCTGCCGATCGGCACATTATGCCAGGCGGAGAACTGCTCGATATTGGCCCAGGTCGCCCAAGCATTGGAGAAGCCGCAGGTGGTGTAGCCGGCCGCCTTGAGCTTCTTGGCGCTGTCGAACACCTCAGGCCAGGTCTTAGGAATCTCGGCGATGTCTGCTTTCTTCAGCGCATCGAGATTGACCCACATCACCATCGACGACGAGTTGAACGGAAAGGACAGCATCTCGCCCTTCGATGTCGAATAGTAACCGGTGATCGCCGGCAGATAGGCATTCGGATCGAACGGCTCGCCGGCATCCTTCATCAATTGATAGACCGGCTTGATGGCGCCCTTGGCGCTCATCATGGTCGCGGTGCCGACTTCGAACACCTGCAGGATATGCGGCGAGGTGCCAGCGCGGAAGGCGGCGATGCCGGCATTCATCGTATCGGGATAGGCGCCCTTGAAGGTCGGTACCACCTTGTAGTCGCTCTGCGAGGCGTTGAAGTCGGCGGCGAGTTTGTTGACGATGTCATTATTGCCGCCGCTCATCGCGTGCCACCACTGGATCTCGGTCACCGCCTGTGCGGGCGCAGCAAAAGCCAGGGTCGAGGCGAACAAGGTAGCGAGCGCGAAATGGCGGTTCATTCAGTTTCTCCCGGGTGCTGTCATCGTCTTACCGCAACAGAGCTGCGCCGGATGACGTGCATGCGACATTTTGACAGGGCGGATGCTAGGCGGGAAAGGGCAGCGTTGGGAAGCCGCAAAAAGTCGGAGAGAGGCGGGGCTGCGGATCACGCAGCCCCGCGGATTTGTTAGCGCTTGCGTTCGGAACCGCTCACAGTGCCCTTCGCAACGAGGTCCTTGATCTCGTCCGCCGAGTAACCGAACTCGGTGAGGATCTCGTCAAAATGCTCGTTGAACTTTGGCGGCACGCGACGCAGGCTTGCTTTGGTGCGATCAAAACGGACCGGTGAGGCAACGCCCTTGTACCAGTCCTTCTCGATGACATCGCCGCGATGTTTTGTGTGCGCATTGGCAAGCGCCTTGTCGATCGATTGCACGGGACCAGCGGGAAGGCCGGCGCCGAGCAGGCGTTCGCACAAGGGTGCAGAGTCATGCTGCGACAGGATCGCTTCGAGCTCAGCCCGCAACGCATCGCGATTCACGACGCGGTCGCGGTTGCGCGCAAAGCGTTCGTCGGTTCCGAGGTCGGGCTTGCCGAGTTCGCGGCACAGTTTTCGGAAGGTGCCGTCATTGCCGACGCCCATGAAAATGTTGCCGTCGCGCGCCTTGAACACGGCATAGGGCACCAGGTTCGGATGCTCGTTGCCGGTGAGGGCGGGCGGCTTGCCGCCATTGTAGAAGTAGTTCGACGTATGCGGATGCATGATCGCGAGGCCGGTCTCATACAGCGTCGCTTCCACGAACTGCCCGAGGCCGGATTTCGCACGCTCCTGCAGCGCCATCAGGATGCCGACACAGGCATAAAGGCCGGTGCACATGTCCACCAGCGCGACGCCGATACGCGTCGGGCCTGAGTCCTGCGAGCCGGTGGAGGCCATCAGGCCGACCATCGACTGGATGATGGCGTCATAGCCGGGATGGCCGCCATGCGGGCCATCGGCGCCGAAGCCGGAGATGCGGCAATGGATCAATTGCGGGAATTTCTCGCGCAAAAAGTCGTTGCCGATGCCCCATTTGTCGAGCGTGCCGGGCTTGAAGTTCTCGATCATCACGTCGGCATCGTCGAGCATGCGCATCAGCACCGCGCGTCCGCCCTCGGATGCGAGGTCGAGGCCGATGGAGCGCTTGTTGCGGTTGGCGCCGACGAAATAGGCTGCGTCCTCGTCGTGGAACGGGGGGCCCCAGTCGCGGGTCTCATCACCAGCCGGTGGTTCGACCTTGACGATATCAGCGCCGTGGTCGCCCAGGATCTGCGTGCAGTAGGGACCACCGAGCACACGCGACAGATCGATCACGCGCAGGCCGGCAATCGCGCCGGGGGCTACGGGTAAGCTCATTCAATCAGCCTTCTCTTGAGTGTCGTTGTTCTTATGCCAGAGAGCATCGTGAAGGCTGTCAGGGGTACCGGGGATCAGTGCATGCGGCAATGGGCGTGTGCGCGCAGCCGCTATGATCGTGAGTGCGAACGCAACTCCGCCTGTCATCCCCGCGAAAGCGGGGATCCAGTAAACACAGGTCTATGCGTTCGATCAGCTGCGCCGGTGTCTACTGGATCGCCCGGTCAAGCCGGGCGATGACAGCAGCATTTGCGGCTACCGCCTCACAAAATGACCGACCGCACCTCGATATTCCCGCGCGTGGCATTCGAATACGGGCAGACCTGGTGCGCCTTCTCGACCAGCGCTTCTGCCTCAGTGCGATCGAGGCCGGGCAACGAGATCGCGAGCTCCACATCGAGGCCGAAGCCGCCGGCCGAGCGCGGGCCGATACCCACAGTCGCCGTCACCGACACATCTGCCGGCACCTTCGGGCCGCCCTGCGAGCCCACGAACTTCATCGCGCCGATGAAGCAAGCCGAATAGCCCATGGCGAACAGCTGCTCGGGATTGTTGCCTTCGCCGCCGGCGCCGCCGAGTTCCTTCGGGGTGACGAGCTTGACGTCGAGCGAGCCGTCGGTGGTGGTAGCGCGGCCGTCGCGGCCGCCGGTTGCCTTGGCGCTGGTCTTGTAGAGAACGTTCACGGACATGGTGG
It contains:
- a CDS encoding organic hydroperoxide resistance protein → MSVNVLYKTSAKATGGRDGRATTTDGSLDVKLVTPKELGGAGGEGNNPEQLFAMGYSACFIGAMKFVGSQGGPKVPADVSVTATVGIGPRSAGGFGLDVELAISLPGLDRTEAEALVEKAHQVCPYSNATRGNIEVRSVIL
- the ugpB gene encoding sn-glycerol-3-phosphate ABC transporter substrate-binding protein UgpB; its protein translation is MNRHFALATLFASTLAFAAPAQAVTEIQWWHAMSGGNNDIVNKLAADFNASQSDYKVVPTFKGAYPDTMNAGIAAFRAGTSPHILQVFEVGTATMMSAKGAIKPVYQLMKDAGEPFDPNAYLPAITGYYSTSKGEMLSFPFNSSSMVMWVNLDALKKADIAEIPKTWPEVFDSAKKLKAAGYTTCGFSNAWATWANIEQFSAWHNVPIGSKANGLDGFDTVLQFNTPLHVKHLQTLTELVKDKTYDYSGRANASEARFGSGECPLFLTSSGYYATAKSTAKFAFTSAPMPYYPEAKGAPQNSIIGGASLWVMGGKKPDEYKGVAKFFAFLSDTDRQAKLHQESGYLPITKAAYEKTKASGFYEKNPTLETPLKELTNKEPTENSRGLRFGNMVQLRDIWSEEIEAALGGQKTAQQALDAAVTRGNAMLRTFEKTVK
- the ugpA gene encoding sn-glycerol-3-phosphate ABC transporter permease UgpA; amino-acid sequence: MEKTAIFGNKALPYALLLPQLVITLVFFYWPASQAVWQSFLREDAFGLNSDFVGLENYQALFAQPEYYKSMITTLVFSSLVAALSLAIALLFATQADKNLKAAPVFKVMMIWPYAVAPAVAGVLWLFMFHPTLGTLARPMRVLGFNWNPLLDGNHAMALIVMAAVWKQIAYNFLFFLAGLQSIPRSVLEAGAIDGAGPLRRFWTITFPLLSPTTFFLLVVNVVYVFFDTFGIIDAVTGGGPAGSTTTMVYKVYADGRLGGDLGGSAAQSVVLMVIVIALTAIQFRYVERKVQY
- a CDS encoding sn-glycerol-3-phosphate import ATP-binding protein UgpC; the encoded protein is MASVTLRDVRKTYPGGFEAIKGIDFAIADGQFCVLVGPSGCGKSTLLRMVAGLETVTSGDVDIGGRVVNQVEPADRDIAMVFQNYALYPHMTVYNNMAYGLRNRGMAKDEIDTRVREAAQTLELATMLDRKPRQLSGGQRQRVAMGRAIVRQPKVFLFDEPLSNLDAKLRVAMRVEIRKLQRRLKTTSIYVTHDQLEAMTLADILVVMNGGVVEQIGSPLDIYSKPKTTFVASFIGAPPMNLIKLRDDALSTAVAGTGAGILGVRPEDLVLADAAPEGGIALDLTVETIERVGAETYVYGSRAGREAAVSATPGELPEGEMIVRIPGLDAPAIGAHIRAVAPREKLHLFSADGRTRIEN
- the ugpE gene encoding sn-glycerol-3-phosphate ABC transporter permease UgpE, which codes for MVEHRRWNDIVAYLILTLGVLLVVFPVYVALIASTHDAATVVNGNMPMTPGSHTWENYYRAIFVGGSRASREPVGHMLINSFIMAMGIALGKIFISILSAYAVVYFRFPFRMAAFWIIFITLMLPVEVRIYPTYKVIADLKMLDSYAGLILPLIASATGTLLFRQFFMTIPDELLEASRIDGAGPYRFFKDTLLPLSVTTMAALFVIQFIYGWNQYLWPLLITTQDSMQTIVTGIKKMLTTTDELAEWQLAMATAILAMLPPVAVVIFMQRLFVRGLVETEK
- a CDS encoding CaiB/BaiF CoA transferase family protein; its protein translation is MSLPVAPGAIAGLRVIDLSRVLGGPYCTQILGDHGADIVKVEPPAGDETRDWGPPFHDEDAAYFVGANRNKRSIGLDLASEGGRAVLMRMLDDADVMIENFKPGTLDKWGIGNDFLREKFPQLIHCRISGFGADGPHGGHPGYDAIIQSMVGLMASTGSQDSGPTRIGVALVDMCTGLYACVGILMALQERAKSGLGQFVEATLYETGLAIMHPHTSNYFYNGGKPPALTGNEHPNLVPYAVFKARDGNIFMGVGNDGTFRKLCRELGKPDLGTDERFARNRDRVVNRDALRAELEAILSQHDSAPLCERLLGAGLPAGPVQSIDKALANAHTKHRGDVIEKDWYKGVASPVRFDRTKASLRRVPPKFNEHFDEILTEFGYSADEIKDLVAKGTVSGSERKR